The genomic region TATCATATTGTAAATATAAGAGTAAATATAATTGTATAAAAAAGTCTTAAAATTATGcaattattaagaaaataaaaaattttaatctactATTGTCATCTCGCTAACAGAAAATGTATCAATTTTTTCTCCTCCAAGTCCATCATGAAtcaattataaagaaaaaattagttaatcgggtcataaaatcacaaaatcaattgaagatTTGCAGTCCAGTAGAAAGATCCGTCTCATGAACATCTGAATCGAGTCGGACTCGTTCGGATTCGTGACCGCTCCACCAAGATTCGGGTCAGACTCGTTCAGATTCGTGACCGCTCCACCAAAATTTTGTACCGCAAAAAAACACGTCGCCGATACGCTCGTTTGAAGTATCCATCGAGTATCGGTGTTGGATTCGTGTCCGACACGGATACGCTAGCACCATAAGAGAATCCATGCTTCATAGCGACCGATCTGattctattttcaaattttgatgttttgacttttaaattttaatttagatgatattttaatatttatattaaattataattatattttaatatatttatttattattttattataaaataattattttgattgaaCCACGATTGAACCGATTGAATCAATAAACCAATAAATCAGTAACTAAAGTGATTCGATGACCAATTCGATTTTCAGAACTTGACCGCAACATCATCCTCACTTGGGCTGAAACTACAACCATATTCATAGGCTCATAGAATCGGGAGTAGTAACAGAAACACAGACGCAGTTGATTCTGAATGAAGACAGCAGGGAGCATATTCCTAAGGACTCACTTCCCCACTCCAACTAAGCTCCTCTTCCTTCCTCTTACAAATCCCAAACACTCCCTCTCCCTAATTCCCATTTCCATATCCTTCACCCGCTTCTCATCCACCAATCCCAATCCAATCTTATACGGACCTTCCCTCCACAAAGGAACCGCTCCAACACTTCAACGCCCCCAAAACGATACCCTTCTCACCCTCCGTGAAGATGCCTTCACTCGCGTCTTCCACCTCTCTGCCCTCCGTGTCCCCTCCGCCCACTGCTCCGCCTTAGAGACTCGCCTCCGCGGCCACCTCCTCAACTGGCCTCGTGTTCGCAACATCGCTCGCGTCCCCGGTGATGACCTCGATCCCGACCTCGCTTCGCTAGTTACCTCCGGAGAAtcaggaggaggagaagaaggacaCGTGTCATTGCAGCGACGGATTTACGGCCAAGCCGAGGGAGACAGCGACATTTTGAGCCCGGTTCTGTACAGAGAGAAGCTCGCAAGGACGTTCAATACGCGTGGCTTCGTGAAGTTCAGGAACCTGGCGAAGATATCGAGGCCGccgaagaggaagaagaagaagaaggaggacgAGGAGGTGAAAGTCGAGAGGCGCACGGGGAAGAACGATTTTGCTACGGTGGAGGTTGTTGAAGAGGACGATAATGGAGGGGGTATTTTGGGGAATTTGGTTGAGGAAGAGTTTGGGAGGGAGAAGTGGAGGGGCTCCACGAGGTTGCTGTTGCTGGATGAACGGTANNNNNNNNNNNNNNNNNNNNNNNNNNNNNNNNNNNNNNNNNNNNNNNNNNNNNNNNNNNNNNNNNNNNNNNNNNNNNNNNNNNNNNNNNNNNNNNNNNNNNNNNNNNNNNNNNNNNNNNNNNNNNNNNNNNNNNNNNNNNNNNNNNNNNNNNNNNNNNNNNNNNNNNNNNNNNNNNNNNNNNNNNNNNNNNNNNNNNNNNNNNNNNNNNNNNNNNNNNNNNNNNNNNNNNNNNNNNNNNNNNNNNNNNNNNNNNNNNNNNNNNNNNNNNNNNNNNNNNNNNNNNNNNNNNNNNNNNNNNNNNNNNNNNNNNNNNNNNNNNNNNNNNNNNNNNNNNNNNNNNNNNNNNNNNNNNNNNNNNNNNNNNNNNNNNNNNNNNNNNNNNNNNNNNNNNNNNNNNNNNNNNNNNNNNNNNNNNNNNNNNNNNNNNNNNNNNNNNNNNNNNNNNNNNNNNNNNNNNNNNNNNNNNNNNNNNNNNNNNNNNNNNNNNNNNNNNNNNNNNNNNNNNNNNNNNNNNNNNNNNNNNNNNNNNNNNNNNNNNNNNNNNNNNNNNNNNNNNNNNNNNNNNNNNNNNNNNNNNNNNNNNNNNNNNNNNNNNNNNNNNNNNNNNNNNNNNNNNNNNNNNNNNNNNNNNNNNNNNNNNNNNNNNNNNNNNNNNNNNNNNNNNNNNNNNNNNNNNNNNNNNNNNNNNNNNNNNNNNNNNNNNNNNNNNNNNNNNNNNNNNNNNNNNNNNNNNNNNNNNNNNNNNNNNNNNNNNNNNNNNNNNNNNNNNNNNNNNNNNNNNNNNNNNNNNNNNNNNNNNNNNNNNNNNNNNNNNNNNNNNNNNNNNNNNNNNNNNNNNNNNNNNNNNNNNNNNNNNNNNNNNNNNNNNNNNNNNNNNNNNNNNNNNNNNNNNNNNNNNNNNNNNNNNNNNNNNNNNNNNNNNNNNNNNNNNNNNNNNNNNNNNNNNNNNNNNNNNNNNNNNNNNNNNNNNNNNNNNNNNNNNNNNNNNNNNNNNNNNNNNNNNNNNNNNNNNNNNNNNNNNNNNNNNNNNNNNNNNNNNNNNNNNNNNNNNNNNNNNNNNNNNNNNNNNNNNNNNNNNNNNNNNNNNNNNNNNNNNNNNNNNNNNNNNNNNNNNNNNNNNNNNNNNNNNNNNNNNNNNNNNNNNNNNNNNNNNNNNNNNNNNNNNNNNNNNNNNNNNNNNNNNNNNNNNNNNNNNNNNNNNNNNNNNNNNNNNNNNNNNNNNNNNNNNNNNNNNNNNNNNNNNNNNNNNNNNNNNNNNNNNNNNNNNNNNNNNNNNNNNNNNNNNNNNNNNNNNNNNNNNNNNNNNNNNNNNNNNNNNNNNNNNNNNNNNNNNNNNNNNNNNNNNNNNNNNNNNNNNNNNNNNNNNNNNNNNNNNNNNNNNNNNNNNNNNNNNNNNNNNNNNNNNNNNNNNNNNNNNNNNNNNNNNNNNNNNNNNNNNNNNNNNNNNNNNNNNNNNNNNNNNNNNNNNNNNNNNNNNNNNNNNNNNNNNNNNNNNNNNNNNNNNNNNNNNNNNNNNNNNNNNNNNNNNNNNNNNNNNNNNNNNNNNNNNNNNNNNNNNNNNNNNNNNNNNNNNNNNNNNNNNNNNNNNNNNNNNNNNNNNNNNNNNNNNNNNNNNNNNNNNNNNNNNNNNNNNNNNNNNNNNNNNNNNNNNNNNNNNNNNNNNNNNNNNNNNNNNNNNNNNNNNNNNNNNNNNNNNNNNNNNNNNNNNNNNNNNNNNNNNNNNNNNNNNNNNNNNNNNNNNNNNNNNNNNNNNNNNNNNNNNNNNNNNNNNNNNNNNNNNNNNNNNNNNNNNNNNNNNNNNNNNNNNNNNNNNNNNNNNNNNNNNNNNNNNNNNNNNNNNNNNNNNNNNNNNNNNNNNNNNNNNNNNNNNNNNNNNNNNNNNNNNNNNNNNNNNNNNNNNNNNNNNNNNNNNNNNNNNNNNNNNNNNNNNNNNNNNNNNNNNNNNNNNNNNNNNNNNNNNNNNNNNNNNNNNNNNNNNNNNNNNNNNNNNNNNNNNNNNNNNNNNNNNNNNNNNNNNNNNNNNNNNNNNNNNNNNNNNNNNNNNNNNNNNNNNNNNNNNNNNNNNNNNNNNNNNNNNNNNNNNNNNNNNNNNNNNNNNNNNNNNNNNNNNNNNNNNNNNNNNNNNNNNNNNNNNNNNNNNNNNNNNNNNNNNNNNNNNNNNNNNNNNNNNNNNNNNNNNNNNNNNNNNNNNNNNNNNNNNNNNNNNNNNNNNNNNNNNNNNNNNNNNNNNNNNNNNNNNNNNNNNNNNNNNNNNNNNNNNNNNNNNNNNNNNNNNNNNNNNNNNNNNNNNNNNNNNNNNNNNNNNNNNNNNNNNNNNNNNNNNNNNNNNN from Arachis duranensis cultivar V14167 unplaced genomic scaffold, aradu.V14167.gnm2.J7QH unplaced_Scaffold_188575, whole genome shotgun sequence harbors:
- the LOC107472060 gene encoding tRNA (guanine(37)-N1)-methyltransferase 1-like produces the protein MKTAGSIFLRTHFPTPTKLLFLPLTNPKHSLSLIPISISFTRFSSTNPNPILYGPSLHKGTAPTLQRPQNDTLLTLREDAFTRVFHLSALRVPSAHCSALETRLRGHLLNWPRVRNIARVPGDDLDPDLASLVTSGESGGGEEGHVSLQRRIYGQAEGDSDILSPVLYREKLARTFNTRGFVKFRNLAKISRPPKRKKKKKEDEEVKVERRTGKNDFATVEVVEEDDNGGGILGNLVEEEFGREKWRGSTRLLLLDER